GCCGCCGCTGCGCTGGGTCCGTCGGTTCCGTCGGGCTCCCCTCGGGCGCCTGCGCACCACCGTCGACAACACCCTGGCGGTCGCCGAGGTCAGCCGAACCCTGCGCAGCACCGCCACCGCGGCCGCCGACAGCACCGCCGCCGGATGGGGGCAGGCTGCGTCGTCGACCGTGCGGGGCAGCCAGGATGCGGTCGTCGAGGCGCTCGACACCGGCATCAGCCGACAGGTCCAGGTGCTACGGCAGCCACCCCGGTGGTGGCGGCCGGTCCGGGCGCTGCATCGGGTGCTGCTGGCCGTCGCAGCCGTCGGCGGGCTGTGGCTGCTCGGCCTGGCCCTGGCCGAGACGTTCCTGCTGATCGACACCGACGCCTTCGTCCTGCGCTGGCGAGGTGTCGCGCTGCCCCCGGCCCTGCTCGTGGGCGGCCTTGCGGTCGGGTTCGTCGTGGCGGTCGTGGCGGGGCTCGCGGCCCGGGTCGGCGGGCGACGCCAGGCCAGCCGCGCCACCGCCCAGCTCCGCGACCAGGTTGCTGGCGTCGCCGACACTCACGTGCTGGCCCCGCTCGATGGCCTCCGCGACGACGCAGGACGGGTGGGCGAGCTCCTGGACGGGGCGGCCACGCGCTGACGCCACCCGGTTGTGGTCCCGGGGAAAATGGATGCGGCCCGGCCTCACAGGGGAGAGAGACCGGGCCGCGATGCCGACGAGAGCCTAGAGGGGGTGGGCGGCTCACGTCAGCAGATCGTTCAGCGCTGGAGGAGTGCCTCCAGCGATTCGGGGCGGGCGATGAACCAGCCCTGCGCGTAGCGACAGCGGAGCCAGCGAAGGCCCTCGAGCTGTTCGGGGCGTTCGACGCCCTCGGCAACGACGGGCAACCCGCGGCTGCGGCCGATGTGGACGGCCATGGCCGCTGCTGTGCCGTCGGGCTCGTCGAGGCCCAGCTGTGCGGTCAGGTGCCGGTCGACCTTGAGCATGTCGGCGTCCAGCCGGGCCATCTGTTCGAGGGTGGAGTATCCCGTGCCGAAGTCGTCGACGGCCAGGCGGACGCCGCGTCGGCGCAGGCCGTTGCGAACGGCCGAGTCCGGGGTCGGTGAGGCGATGCCCGTCTCGAGCACCTCCAGCACCAGCATGTCGGGATCGCCTCCGGTGGCGGCTGCCGCGTCGTCGATCATCCACAGCAGCTCTTCCTTGGCGAGCTGCTCGGGTGGAAGGTTGACGCTGATGTGGCGGGTGGCGGCGGCCCGTGCACTCCACTCGGTCGCGGCGGCCATCGCATGGCCGATCATGCGTCGGGTGAGCTCCAGCTGGAGCGTCTCGTCGAGCAGCGGCAGGACCACCACGGGTGTCAGCCGCCCGAGCGCCGGGTGGTCGATGCGCATGAGTGCCTCGGCCGCGACGATCTCGTTGTCGCGCAGGTCGAGGACGGGTTGGTAGATCGCCGACAGGTTCTCCCGCAGCAGGCGCGGCAGGTCGTCGCTGACCAGGTGGCGCAGGTGCAGCTGGGCCTCGACGGTGCGGTCGTGGATGCGGACGGGATGCCCGGCGCTGGCCAGGGCCAGCGCACGACGGGCCCGGGAGATGCGTTCCATCGCCGACCCACATCGCGGGTCCGGCCTGCTGATGCCCACACGTAGCTCGACGGGGACGACCTGTCCTCGGACCTCCAGCGGGCGACGGAGCTGGGCGAGCACGAACGCCTCGAGGTCGGAGGCCGACACCGGGACGGCGACGCGGACGGCCACGACCGTCTCGTGCTCGCCGACCCTCGTCGACACCGCGGTCGAGCCCTCGCCGATCAGGCGGGACTTCAGCATGCGGACGGCGTCGTCGAACATCGCACCGGTGAGTGACCGCGACACGGTGACGTTCTCCACGCGAAGCACGGCGACGACCACCGGGGTGTCGTCGGCCTCGATGATGCGGTACATCTCGGTGCCGTCGACGGGGCGCACGAGGTCCGTGGGGAGGAACCCGGTGCCGCTGGGGAGGTGGTCTGTCGTCATGTGAACCAGATTCGACAGAACCGGGGTGACGGCGAACCATCACCCCGGGAGACACTTCACGGCGGCGATGTTCCGGCAGCGGTCAGCGCTGCTCCGGAGCCGTTGGTTCCGGGGCCTTCGCGGCGTCGACGGCCGCCCGACGGCTGGTCACACCGAGCTTGCGGTACAGCCGACGGCGGTAGGTCCGCACGGTGTTGTGGGACAGGTGGAGCTCCATGCCGATCTCGCGTTCGGTCAGCGAGGTGTCGAGCAGTCGCAGCACCTTGCGTTCACCGTCGGTGAGGGCCTCGCCGTATCCCTCGAGGGTGGGGCCCTCGCCGAGCTCGGCCCTGACCCGTTCGACGATGCGGGGGAGGACGCCGGTGTCGGGGATCCCGTCCAGGATCCTCCTGACGTCGCTGAGGAGTGCGGCCACGTCATCGGTCCGGACGTCGGTCCCGTAGGCGTCGGCGACCGCGCCCCCGACCGCCAGGCCCCTTCCGACCCGGAACGCCCGGGCCAGGCGCACCATCACCTGGGTGCCCGGCTCGGGCATGCATGCCGAGATCAGCTCCGCATCGATCAGCGCGTCACGACCCGCGACGCCGTCCTCGGAGAGGGCGACGGTGACGGAGGTGATGAAGTGGGCGAGGTCGGGGGCCTGGGCGGTGCGCTGCTCCAGCAGCCTTGCCATCGAGGCATGCGTGGCCGGGTCGTGCTGGCCCTCCAACCAGGCGATCAGGGCGAGGTAGGAGTGGGCGACGGCACGCATCGGGCCCGGGACGTCGCCCCCCGTCACCATCTCGAAGGCGGTCATCGCCGTGTCGAGGTCGCCCGCCAGGAACGAGGCCATGCCCATGTCGAGGGGGGCGCGCGTGCGGATGGAGTCCGCGTAGCTCCACTCGGCATCGGCTTCGGTGTCACGAAGGAGGGCGAGCCCCTCGCGAACCGCCCGGACGGACTCGGTGTACTCCCCCTGCCGGCGCAGCAGATGGGCGCGGAGGCCCTGGACCTCGGCGCGGATGAACCTGCCCCGTTGACCGCGGACGGTGGTTGCCGCTGCAGTGCGCATCGCCTCGGTCGCGAGGGCGTCCAGGCCCGCTTGCACCGCCCCCCACGCCGACGCCAGCGACAGCTCCGGCAGGTGGGGCAGCCGGGCCTGCAGGGTCGATGCGAGCTCGTGGACGCGCAGCCCGTGGCCGGAGGTCGACATGCCGAGGTGGACGCGCAGGAGCAGCCGTGCGGCCTCGTAGTCGTCGCCGCTCTGCATCGCCAGGACGGCACCCTCCTCGAAGTCGCCCGCACGGACCATGGCCCACGCGGCGTTCAGCACGACTTCGGTGGCCCGGTCGGGCGCGGTCGTCCGCAGCTCGTGGCGACCGAACTCCCTGATGATCGGGGGCACGACCCACGTGGCGCCGTCCAGCTCGGTCCTCGGCTCGAGCAACCGGCGGTCCTGAAGGTCCTGCAGCACCCGCGCACAGTCCGCGCGACCCGTGGCGGTCGTGGCCAGGGACACCGACACGTGTGGAAGCATGCACAGCTCGAGCAGGAAGGTCGAGAGGTCGTCGGGAAGCCCCTCGACGATCGCCTCGCGCAGGAACCGCGCGACGGGCTGGGCGCGGGTGTCGAAGACTGGGCCGCTCGAGGACCCGGGTGACGCGAGGACGACGCCCGCGGCCCATCCGCCGGTGGCCTCGTGCAGCTCGTGCAGGCGGTCGTCGTCCAGCGCACCGTGCCTGGACACGGCGATGTCGGCGGTCTCTGCCTCGCTGAGCGCCAGATCGCCTTCGTCCAGGACGAGCGCGCCCGACCCTCGTTGCAGCCGGTCGGCGTCCAGCAGCAGGTCGTCGCGGGTGGCGAGGACCAACCGCAGATTCGGGGGCCTGTAACGCAGCAACCGACGGAGGCCGCTGACGATCGAGGGGTGCCGGAGCTGGTCGAGGTCATCGACCACGAGCGTGACGGGCTCGTCCAGGTGCTCGAGGTCGCACACGCCCATCCGGAACGCCAGCGCCTGGGCGGCATCCGTGGCGTTTCCCGCGGCGACGAGGGCCTCGGTGAACAGGTCGGGATGGACCATGGCGAGGGCTTCGAGGCCAGCGACGAGGAACACCTGGGGATCGTCGTCGTGGGAGTCCAGCGACAACCATGCGGTTGCGGACGGTCGCGGACGACGGGCGTACTCGCTGAGGAGCGTCGACTTGCCGAAGCCATCGCCTGCGCTGAGGAGGACGACGCCGCTGCGCACGAGGCCGTTCTCGATCGCCGACACGAGCGCGGGCCGGGGGACGTGGCCGTCGGGCAACGGTGGGGGCCGCAGCTTCCCCGGCCACGTGCGAGGCCCGCGGCCGTTCCAACCCGCAGGGGAAACCGCCATGTGCGAGGAGTGTACGGGAGCGGCGGAGCCGGTTTCCCCGCTACGGCACCATTGCATTCAATGAACGAGGTTCACTACCGGTCGTGATCCAGCTCCCACACGGCTGCCTCAGCTCGGGTAGCGGACCCAGAGGTCCCGCACCCAGCCGATCACCGCACCGATGAACAGCTCCGACTGGGGGCCACGGTCGCCGCCGGTCATCCACCGCCGCAGGTGTTCCTCGTCGTCGACGGCGATGGCATGCATGCCGTGGTCGGCGCCGCGGACGATGACGAGCGTGACGTCGTCGTTGCCCGCGGCGCGCAGTGCGGCCGCGGAGTCGTGGGCCTGCTGGACCGGCACGTTGATGTCCCGGTCGCCGTGGATCACCATCACTGGCCGCGTCACGTTGGCGAACTGCTCGGGGTAGGCGTGCTCGAGCTCCTGGATGGTGCGGGTCAGGTAGCGGATGTGCAGCTCGCCGTCCTCGTCGGTCCACTCGAAGGTGGTCTCGCCGCGACGGGCGGCCTCGAGCATCGCGGGCCAACGGTCGGCCGTGGCCAGGGCGCCGGGTTTGTTGGCCTCCATCGCTTCGCGTTCGGCGTCGCCGCGGGCCGCCCACGAGCGGATGAGGGCGTAGATGTAGGCCGCGAACTCGTCGATCTCCTGGTGCACCCCGCCCCACAGGACGTAGCCGGCCGGCACGTCGGTCCGTGCCGCGGCCCGACAGGTGAAGTGCGCACCGGCGCTGGTCCCCATGACCACGATCCGTCGGGGATCGATCCGTTCGTGGCCGGCCAGGAACTCCACGGCGGCGAGGAGGTCCACGACGTCGGTCTCGACGCTGGCGTGCGCGTCGCGGTCGCCAGGCGGGTCGCCTGCGGCACGGTCCCCGCCGGTGCTCGCCCCGACGCCGCGCTTGTCCCAGCACATCTGGGCGATCCCTGCAGCGGCCAGGCGGTCGCCGACCCAGCGGTGCCGCGGGTGGGGGTCGACGGTGCCGTCGGGAAGGACCTGGTTGCCGTACCGGTCCTGGGGGCCGGTACCGGCCACGCTGAGCACGACCGGATGGGGGCCGGGATCGTCGGGCAGGACCAGGTCGCCGACGAGCAACTCCTCGCCGCTGGGGAAGCTGACCTCGGTCCGGGTGTGGGTGCCCGCCATCAGGCCGACGTCACCGAGGCCGCGAAGACGCGGGCAGGGTGGTCCTCGGGCAGCTCGGCGAGCGCGAAGACCTCGCCGTTGTCGGCCTCCTCCTGCAGGTGATCGCGGGCGCCGACCATGGCCTCCTGCATCTCGGCGTACGTGCCCGGTTCGCCCTTGAGGATGAGGATGACCGCAGGCTCGTCGAACGGGGTCTCGAAGCCGGTCGGCGCGTCGGGGACGAAGTGGAACAGGTCACCGGCCTCGATGACGGTCCGGACCTCCTCGCCGTCCTCGGTGGTGCAGAAGACCCACCGGCCGGAGATCGTGTAGATCAGGCTCTCCGTCGGGTGGGGGTGGGGGTAGCACCACTGGCCCGGGTGCATGACGATCAGGTGGGAGCGGATGTCGATGCCGCCCATCAACGGGACGAGTCGGCCCTCCAGGGTCTCCACGCCGGGCTGCTCGGCGACGTTGCGGAGCACCCGGCACTCGCCGAGCTGCTCCATCCCGTCGGGTTCGGTGGGAAGCGGGGTCTGGTCGGGCATGTCAGTGTCCTCTCGGCGGGTCTGGCGGGTCGGGAACGGGCAAGGCGAAGCGGACGCTCGCGGGGGCGGGCGCGTGTCGCGGTGGGCTCAGAGGCGCGGGTTGATGCGCTCCTCCAGGGAGAAGGCAAGCAGGGCGAAGCCGAGCGAGGCGGCCATGATCATCAGGCCGGGCGGGAGCACCCACCACTTCCAGGCGGGGCCGAAGAACGCGCCACGCACCTGCGCCCAGTACAGGATCGACCCCCAGCTCTTCTGCAAAGGGTCGCCCAGCCCGAGGAAGCTGAGCGCCGCCTCGAGGAGGATCGCGCTGGCCGTGGCCTGTACGAACTCGCCGCTGGCCAGCAACGCGGTCCGCGGCAGCACGTGGCGACGGATGGCCCAGCGATCCGTGGCACCCATCGACTTGGCGGCCAGCACGTAGTCGCGGGTCCGCAGCGACAGCACCTGCGATCGGATGACCCGAGCCGATCCGGCCCAGATGAGCGAGCCGATCACGAGCGTCGTCGTGATCAGGCTGCGACCCAAGTAGGCGGCAAGCACGATGAGGAGGGGGAGGAACGGCAGGATCAGGACGACGTCGACACCGCGCATCAGGGTCGCGCCGAGGCGACGGGGGTAGTAGCCGGCGACGGTGCCGATCGTGCCGCCGATGACGATGGCCACGGTGGCGGCAACGATGCCCACGAGCAACGAGACCCGCGTGCCATGGATCAGCTCGCTGAGCAGGTCCTGGCCGACGTCGTTGGTGCCCAGCAGGTGGTCGGCACCGGGGGGCGAGAAGGGCACGCCGACCCGTTCGGTCGGGTCGTAGGGGGCAAGCTGTGGGGCGAACACGGCGATCAGCACGAGGGCGACGACGACGGCGCCGCCGACCCAGCCGAGCACCGTGGCCAGCCGCGGCAGCCGTCGGGCCGAGTCGTCGGGCAGCGGGTCGACGGGGTCCACCGCAGGACCGGCGTCGGCGGGGGTGACGATCTGGCTCATGCCGACGCCCTCGTCCGTGGGTCCAGCAGGGGATAGACCAGCTCGGCCAGCAGGTTGGCGGCCAGCACCGCGAAGGTGAAGACCAGGAACGCCGCCTGCATCACGGGGTAGTCCCGCCCGCCGACGGCTTCGAAGACGAGCCGGCCGAGTCCCGGGTAGGAGAACACCGTCTCGATCACCACCGTGCCGCCGAAGGCGTAGCCCAGCCGCAGGGCCAGCACCGTCAGGACGGGTGCGAGGGCGTTGCGTGCGACGTGGCGGAACAGCAGCCGTCGTTCGGTCGCGCCCTTGGCCCGGCCGGTCCGGATGAAGTCCTCGCCCAGCACCTCCAGCATGCTGTAGCGCATGGTCATGTAGACCCCAGGGGTGGAGACGATGGAGAGGGTCAGGACGGGCAGCACGGCGTGCTCGGCGATGTCGACCAGCCGGTCCCACCCCTCCAGCCCGCTGACGGCCGTCTCCGCGCCGAAGGACGGCAGCACCCCCAGGGAGACGGCGAACCCCGAGATCAGCAGCATGCCGAGCCAGAAGGCGGGCATCGACTCCAGGCCGATCATCGAGGTCAGCAGGGTCAGGTCCAGCGCGCTGCCGCGACGCCATGCCGACACCGCACCCGCGACGATGCCGATGACGCCGGAGATCAGCAGCGCCGAGCCGGTCAGCAACAACGTCCAGGGCAGCCGTTCCAGCAGCATGCCGAGGATGGCCTGTCCGGATCGGTAGGAGTACCCGAGGTCCAGCGACAGCAGGTCCTGCCAGTAGCGGAGGTACTGCTGCCAGACAGGGGTGTCCAGCCCGAACTCCTGGACCAGCTCGGCCCGCTGGTCGGGGCTCAGCAGGCCGACGTCGACCCCGGCGATGAGCGCCAGCGGGTTGCCCGGCATCAGCCGGGGGAGCAGGAAGTTGAGCGTGACGGCGATGACCAGCACGAGGCCGTACTGGCCGATGCGTCGGGTGTCGAAGCGTCCCATCATGCGGTCCTTCGGTGGAAGCCGTGCGGCCGGGACGGGGGGTGGGATCCCGGCCGCACGGCTGGTCGTGATGCGTGGTTACGGCCGGGCGGCAGGCTCCAGCAGCGACAGCTTTGAGACGATGCCCTGCCCGTTGACGAAGGCCCAGTCGTCGTACACGGCCGCGTCGTAGGCGTAGGCGCCGTCGGGGTACAGCAGCGTGACGAACGGGAGCCGTTCGGCGAACAGCGACTGCAGCTCGCCGATCAGCTCGGTGCGGGTGGCGTCGTCACCCTCGACGGTCAGGGCCTGGGCGACCTCGTCCATCTCGGGGTCCGCGAAGGCGGTCAGGTTCAGCGACCCGATCTCGATCTCGGAGTGGACCAGCGATGCGACCCGGCTGGCGTCGGCCTGGATCGGTGCCGACCAGCCCCACATGGCCAGGTCGTAGTTGCGGCCGTTGGCCACGTCGAAGCCGGGCCAGACCGCCTCCTCCCATGTGGCCTGCTCGACCGACGACACGTTGGCCTGGATGCCGACGTCGGCCAGCATGGCCGCCACGAGCTCGGCGGTCCGCAGGCGCAGGGAATCACCGGAGGGCGTCAGCAGCTCGTAGCTCATGGGTTCGCCGTCGGCCTCGCGGATGCCGTCGCCGTCGCTGTCGGTGTAGCCGGCGTCCTCCAGCAGGGCGTTGGCCTGCTCGAGGTCGGTGGTCGTCTCCACCTCGGCGTTGAAGGTCGGCTGGTCCGGGTGGATCCACCCGGCCGAGCCAACGGTTGCGGCACCGAGGAACACGGTGTCGACCAGGTCCTGGCGGTCAACGGCCAGCGACATGGCCTGCCGCACGGCGATGTCGTCGAAGGGCGCCTTGGAGGCGTCGAAGTACAGCAGCTGCGAGCTGTACTCGGGACCCTGGGCGATCTCGATGGTGCCCTGCTGTCCGAGGAGGTCGACCTGCTCGGGTGCGATCTGGTCGAACACCACGTCGACCTCACCGGACCGGATGGCGGCCAAGGCACCGGCGTCGTCGGCGAACTGCACGATGACGAGCTCCTCCACGGTCGGGGCGCCGCGGAAGTAGTCGGGGTTGGCCACCAGGCGATAGCTGGTGTCGGACTGGTACTCCTCGAGGGTGTAGGGGCCGGTGCCGACGTTGGGGCCCTCGAACTGGTGGGTCTCGGGATCCTCCACCGTCGACCAGACGTGTTCGGGGAGGATCGGCACGTCGCTGAGGGTGCTCAGCGGGAACGACGGGCTGGGCGCCTCCAGGGTCAGCGTGACGCCGAGGTCGCCGTCGGCAGTGGCCTCGGTCACGGCGCCCAGGTTGCGGCTGAACCGGCCGGCCGCGTTGGCCAGGAAGTAGTCGACGGTGAACACGACGTCCTCGGCGGTGAACGGCTCACCGTCGTGCCAGGTGACGCCGTCGACCAGGGTCATGTCGTAGGTGAGGCCGTCGTCGCTGACGTCCACGGACTCCGCCAACCACGGCTGGGGAACCCCGTCGACGTCGATCTGCATCAGCGAGTCGTACTGCAGCATGAGCAGGTTCCAGCCCGGGAAGCCGGTGACGTAGGTGTAGGGCGTCAGCGTCCCCTCGTCACCGGTGATCGCGGCCCGCATCGTCGCGACCGTCCCGCTCGCCGCGGCGCCGTCATCGGTGTCGTCGTCTGCGTCGTCTGCGTCGTCGTCGGGCGCGTCGTCGTCGGAATCGCCTGCGTCGTCGGGGGTGTCGGACGCGGCGGCGTCCTCACCGCCAGCGCCGTCGTCAGTGGAGTCGGCCGTGTCGTCGGTGGACGAGCACGCGGAGAGCACGAGGACCAGCAGGAGCAGCAGGGCTGCCCACCGGTTGGACACTGTCGTCATTGTCGGGTTCCTCTCATCGGGTTCTGACGTCGCTGTTGCGGCTCGACGGTTGGGGTCTGGCTGTCGGCGACGAGGCGCGCGCCGTCGGCGTCGACGTCGACCAGGTGGCAGGCCACCCGTCGGTCCGGGCCGGCCTCGCGGAGGGCGGGGGCCTCGGTGTCACAGACACCCGGGACCGCCAGGGGGCAGCGGGTGTGGAACCGACAGCCCGCCGGTGGGGCGCTTGGACTCGGGAGGTCGCCCTGGAGTGGCACCCGGTCGTCGTCCGCGCCCGGCTCGGGGGTCGGCACGGCATCGAGCAGGGCCCGGGTGTAGGGATGCAGGGGGTTGGCGTACAGGGCGTCGCGCGGCCCCTGCTCCACGACCTGTCCCAGGTACATGACCGCGACCTCGTGGGAGATCTGCCGGACGACCGCGAGGTCGTGGGCCACGAAGACGAAGGCAAGACCCTCGTCCAGCTGCAGCTCGCGGAGCAGGTTGACGATCTGGGCCTGCACCGACACGTCGAGGCTGGACACGGCCTCGTCGCAGACGATGACCTCGGGCTCGGCGGCCAGCGCCCGAGCGATGGCGATGCGCTGGCGTTGCCCGCCGGAGAACTCGTGGGGGTGGCGTTCCATCGTCGCCGGGACGATGCCGACCCGTTGGAGCAGCCGACTGACGACGTCCTCGATCGTCGACTCGGGATGCAGCCGGTGGATCCGGATGGGCTCGGCGACGATGTCGCGCACCCGCATGCCCGGGTTCATCGACGAGAACGGGTCCTGGAAGATCATCTGCACCCGGCGGCGGTGGCGGCCGGGCTTCGTCGACAGCGGTTGGTCGTCGATGCGGACCTCCCCATCGGTCGGGTCGATCAGCCCGACGAGGGTTCGCCCGAGGGTGGTCTTGCCACATCCGCTCTCGCCGACGATGCCGAGTGTGCGGCCACGGTGGACCCGGAGGTCGACGCCGTCGACGGCACGCACCACGCTGCGGTGTCGGCCGAACAGTCCGCGACGCACGGGGAAGTGCACCGCAACCCCGTCCATCTCGACCAGCACCTCGGGGGTGGGCGTTGATGCCGTCCGATCGGTGTCGTCGACGCCGGGACGGTCGGCCTGCCAGTCCAGCCCGTCGTCCACGCTCTCGGTGTGCAGGCACGCCGCCAGGTGGTCCGTCCGTCCGTGGGGCTGCAGGACCGGAAGGGTGTCGTGGCACTCGGTGGTCGCGGCAGGGCAACGAGGGGCGAAGGCGCAGCAGGCCGAGGGGTCCGACCGGGTCGGCGGGCTGCCGGGGATCTCGGGGAGGAGGTCCTCGACCGGTCGGTCCAGCCGCGGGATGGAGCGGAGCAAGCCGGAGGTGTAGGGGTGTCGCGTGGCGTTGTAGATGCGGGTCGCCGACCCCGTCTCCACCACCCGACCCGAGTACATGACGGCCACGCGGTCGGCGAGCTCGGCCACGACCCCGAGGTCGTGGGTGATCCAGACCACCGACATGCCGGTGTCGGCCTGCAACGTCCTGACCAGCTCGATGATCTGGCTCTGGACGGTCACGTCGAGCGCGGTCGTCGGCTCGTCGGCGATGAGCAGCTTCGGATCGCAGGCGAGGGCGATGGCGATCATGGCCCGCTGGCGCATGCCCCCGGAGAACTCGTGGGGGTAGCTGTCGACCCGGTCGGCCGCGGCGGGGATGCCGACCCGGTCCAGCAGCTCGATCGCACGGTCACGGCGGGCCCGACGGTCCATCTCGGTGTGGAGCAGCAGCATCTCCTCCACCTGCTTGCCGATGGTGTGCACCGGATTCAGCGACGACATCGGGTCCTGGAAGACCATGGCGATGTCCCGCCCGCGGACCTGTCGCATGTGGCGCGCCGAGCACTGCAGCAGGTCGGTGCCCTCCAGCCGGATGCGGCCCGACACGGTCGCCGTCCCCGGCAGCAGCCCCATCGTGGCGAGCATCGAGACGCTCTTGCCGGACCCTGACTCGCCGACGACGGCGAGGACCTCACCGGGATCGACGTGGAGGTCCACGGAGTCGACGGCGCACACGCGGCCCCGGGGGGTCCGGAAGGTCACCTGCAGGTCCTCCAGTCGCAGGAGGGCCTGGCTGGCGTCCGCGGTGCTGGAGTCGGCAGCGGTCGGGGTAGTCAGTGGCATGCGGTGGGGATGATCCGTTACGGCCGGTTTCCGGGATGTGACGTCACGCGTCGGTCCGCGGGAGCATGCCAAGGCGTTCGAGGTGATGTCGGGTCGTTTCGTGATGTTCGTGATCCCCGTCGGGATCGACGTGCACGACCACCTCGTCGAGCTTGTCGACACCGTGGAAGAGGTCGTGGCGGACCTCCTCGGCGACGGCGTGGCCCTCGGCGACGGTCAGCGATGCATCGACCACGACGTGCAGGCTGGCGTCCAGCCGGTGGCCCACCCAGCGCACGCGGACGCTGTCGGTGGCAAGGACGCCGGGGACGGCCGCGGCGATGGACTCCACCTGCAGGGTGGTCGACTCGTCGACGCCGTCCATGAGGCGCCGGAACACCTGGCGCATCGCGTCGCGGAGGACGAACAGGATGGCCACGGTGATGAGCAGGCCGATGATGGGGTCGGCCATGGGGAACCCGAGGTAGACGCCGAGGGCGCCGAACACGACGGCCAGGGAGGTCAGCCCGTCGGTGCGGGCGTGGTGGCCGTCGGCGATGAGTGCGGCCGAGCCGATCTCCTCGCCGACCCTGATGCGGTAGATCGCGACGGCCTCGTTGCCGAGGAAGCCGATGATGCCGGCGGCGACCAGGAGGCCGAGGTTCTCGACGTCGACGGGGTCGACGATCCGGCGGATGGACTCGTAGCCGGCGATCACGGCCGACAGGGCGATCATCGCCACGATGAACAGGCCCGCGAGGTCCTCTGCCCGGCGGTAGCCGAAGGTGTAGGACCGGGTGGCGACGCGACGGCCGATGACGAAGGCGATCCACAGGGGGATGGATGTCAGCGCGTCGGAGAAGTTGTGGATCGTGTCGGCCAGCAGCGCCACCGAACCGGTCGCCAGCACGACGAGGACCTGCAGGATCGCGGTGACCATCAGCGCGGCCAGGCTGACCTTGACGGCCTTGATGCCCTTCGCGGAGGTCTCCAGCGCCGAGTCGAAGGAGTCGGCGGCATCGTGGCTGTGCGGGCGGAAGAGCTC
The nucleotide sequence above comes from Euzebya pacifica. Encoded proteins:
- a CDS encoding ABC transporter substrate-binding protein; translated protein: MTTVSNRWAALLLLLVLVLSACSSTDDTADSTDDGAGGEDAAASDTPDDAGDSDDDAPDDDADDADDDTDDGAAASGTVATMRAAITGDEGTLTPYTYVTGFPGWNLLMLQYDSLMQIDVDGVPQPWLAESVDVSDDGLTYDMTLVDGVTWHDGEPFTAEDVVFTVDYFLANAAGRFSRNLGAVTEATADGDLGVTLTLEAPSPSFPLSTLSDVPILPEHVWSTVEDPETHQFEGPNVGTGPYTLEEYQSDTSYRLVANPDYFRGAPTVEELVIVQFADDAGALAAIRSGEVDVVFDQIAPEQVDLLGQQGTIEIAQGPEYSSQLLYFDASKAPFDDIAVRQAMSLAVDRQDLVDTVFLGAATVGSAGWIHPDQPTFNAEVETTTDLEQANALLEDAGYTDSDGDGIREADGEPMSYELLTPSGDSLRLRTAELVAAMLADVGIQANVSSVEQATWEEAVWPGFDVANGRNYDLAMWGWSAPIQADASRVASLVHSEIEIGSLNLTAFADPEMDEVAQALTVEGDDATRTELIGELQSLFAERLPFVTLLYPDGAYAYDAAVYDDWAFVNGQGIVSKLSLLEPAARP
- a CDS encoding ABC transporter ATP-binding protein, producing the protein MPLTTPTAADSSTADASQALLRLEDLQVTFRTPRGRVCAVDSVDLHVDPGEVLAVVGESGSGKSVSMLATMGLLPGTATVSGRIRLEGTDLLQCSARHMRQVRGRDIAMVFQDPMSSLNPVHTIGKQVEEMLLLHTEMDRRARRDRAIELLDRVGIPAAADRVDSYPHEFSGGMRQRAMIAIALACDPKLLIADEPTTALDVTVQSQIIELVRTLQADTGMSVVWITHDLGVVAELADRVAVMYSGRVVETGSATRIYNATRHPYTSGLLRSIPRLDRPVEDLLPEIPGSPPTRSDPSACCAFAPRCPAATTECHDTLPVLQPHGRTDHLAACLHTESVDDGLDWQADRPGVDDTDRTASTPTPEVLVEMDGVAVHFPVRRGLFGRHRSVVRAVDGVDLRVHRGRTLGIVGESGCGKTTLGRTLVGLIDPTDGEVRIDDQPLSTKPGRHRRRVQMIFQDPFSSMNPGMRVRDIVAEPIRIHRLHPESTIEDVVSRLLQRVGIVPATMERHPHEFSGGQRQRIAIARALAAEPEVIVCDEAVSSLDVSVQAQIVNLLRELQLDEGLAFVFVAHDLAVVRQISHEVAVMYLGQVVEQGPRDALYANPLHPYTRALLDAVPTPEPGADDDRVPLQGDLPSPSAPPAGCRFHTRCPLAVPGVCDTEAPALREAGPDRRVACHLVDVDADGARLVADSQTPTVEPQQRRQNPMRGTRQ
- a CDS encoding cation diffusion facilitator family transporter, with the protein product MDLPNDRPTTGSKHAPHDGHGHDGHSHEPHAEGHHEHHDEAHDHGDHAHDHGDHGHDHEHRSGIRGMIDELFRPHSHDAADSFDSALETSAKGIKAVKVSLAALMVTAILQVLVVLATGSVALLADTIHNFSDALTSIPLWIAFVIGRRVATRSYTFGYRRAEDLAGLFIVAMIALSAVIAGYESIRRIVDPVDVENLGLLVAAGIIGFLGNEAVAIYRIRVGEEIGSAALIADGHHARTDGLTSLAVVFGALGVYLGFPMADPIIGLLITVAILFVLRDAMRQVFRRLMDGVDESTTLQVESIAAAVPGVLATDSVRVRWVGHRLDASLHVVVDASLTVAEGHAVAEEVRHDLFHGVDKLDEVVVHVDPDGDHEHHETTRHHLERLGMLPRTDA